One Oncorhynchus keta strain PuntledgeMale-10-30-2019 chromosome 22, Oket_V2, whole genome shotgun sequence DNA window includes the following coding sequences:
- the LOC118401425 gene encoding cystathionine gamma-lyase-like: protein MASKHQQNDLPAGFRVQFKSFATEAIHVGQEPEQWKSMAVVPPISLSTTFKQYGPGDHAGFEYSRSGNPTRNCLEKAVAALDGAKYCFALASGLAATMTITHMLKAGDGVVCMSDVYGGTNRYFRKIATEFGLDVSFADCTKIKLLQAVLKPNTKLVWLETPTNPTMKVVDIQACAAVVHQHNKDTVVVVDNTFMSAYFQRPLDLGADICMYSATKYMNGHSDVVMGLVSVNNEDLYDRLKFLQNALGAVPSPFDCYLCNRGLKTLHLRMRQHFKNALAVAKFLEADPRVDSVIFPGLPSHPQHELMKRQCTGCPGMITFYIKGKLENATTFLSSLKLFALAESLGGYESLAEHPAIMTHASVPESDRAALGISDTLIRLSVGLEDEQDIIEDLEQALNAAHPNK from the exons ATGGCTTCAAAACACCAACAGAACGACTTGCCTGCCGGGTTCCGAGTGCAGTTCAAATCTTTTGCAACAGAGGCGATCCACGTTGGTCAGGAACCTGAGCAATGGAAATCTATGGCGGTGGTACCACCTATTTCTCTGTCCACCACGTTCAAGCAGTATGGACCTGGAGATCATGCT ggttttgAGTACAGTCGGAGTGGAAACCCTACTAGAAACTGTCTGGAAAAAGCTGTTGCTGCTTTGGATGGAGCAAAGTATT GTTTTGCTCTTGCTTCCGGGCTGGCTGCGACTATGACCATCACTCACATGCTGAAAGCTGGAGATGGCGTTGTCTGCATGAGTGATGTATATGGAG GCACCAATCGTTACTTCCGGAAGATTGCTACAGAATTTGGCTTGGATGTCTCCTTTGCTGATTGTACCAAAATCAAGTTGCTCCAGGCCGTTCTTAAGCCAAACACAAAG TTAGTATGGCTTGAGACTCCCACCAACCCTACCATGAAGGTGGTGGATATCCAGGCCTGTGCAGCTGTGGTCCACCAACACAACAAGGATACCGTGGTGGTTGTGGACAACACTTTTATGTCAGCCTACTTCCAG CGCCCCTTGGACCTCGGAGCAGACATCTGCATGTATTCAGCTACTAAGTACATGAATG GTCACAGTGATGTTGTAATGGGCCTGGTGTCTGTGAATAATGAGGACCTGTATGACCGACTGAAGTTCCTTCAGAATG CCCTGGGAGCCGTACCGTCCCCCTTTGACTGCTACCTGTGTAACCGTGGCCTGAAGACCCTGCACCTGCGCATGAGGCAGCACTTCAAGAATGCCCTGGCGGTGGCCAAGTTCCTGGAAGCTGACCCCAGGGTGGACAGTGTCATCTTTCCAG GCTTACCCTCCCACCCCCAGCACGAGCTGATGAAGAGACAGTGCACAGGCTGCCCAGGGATGATCACCTTTTACATAAAGGGAAAACTGGAGAATGCCACCACCTTCCTCAGCAGCCTCAAG TTGTTCGCACTTGCCGAAAGCCTTGGCGGTTATGAAAGTTTGGCAGAGCATCC GGCGATAATGACCCATGCGTCTGTTCCAGAGAGTGATAGGGCTGCCCTAGGGATCAGTGACACACTGATACGTCTGTCTGTGGGGCTGGAGGACGAGCaggacatcattgaggacctggAACAAGCCCTGAACGCCGCG CATCCGAATAAGTAA